A portion of the Rissa tridactyla isolate bRisTri1 chromosome 19, bRisTri1.patW.cur.20221130, whole genome shotgun sequence genome contains these proteins:
- the LRRC46 gene encoding leucine-rich repeat-containing protein 46, producing the protein MAGQGETLLGAREQMSPGVTLTDSLIATRNLPHLVEPPRPESRSTELLSPSTIRLDRENICTIGRLQSLREIHSLYLQQNQIEKIENLGCFPNLRFLSLAGNRIRRVENLQLLRHLRVLDLSHNQIQTLDPDELPRSLRLLDLTGNECTHQHGYRELVVGALPHLLQLDAQPIHGGVCEEEEEGGSSSSEDEVDKLLSEPSGPFTAGKDFFADLQEELAGRSQQRRRESLKEHQTRLEELEDLRERRGLLLPAAPLSPGRGRAAPGPRRSQSPPQAKLGTQLPPLPGPGRQHACLQPQRAPGRSQPRTKPLEETHTKGARNRQLPAIPHARTAPRSCN; encoded by the exons atggctgggcagggggaGACCCTGCTTGGGG CCCGTGAGCAGATGTCCCCAGGGGTGACGCTCACCGACAGCCTCATCGCCACGAGGAACCTGCCTCACCTGGTGGAGCCCCCGCGCCCAGAGAGCCG ATCCACGGAGCTGCTGTCCCCCTCGACCATCCGCTTGGATCGGGAAAACATCTGCACTATCGGGAGGCTCCAGAGCCTGAGGGAGATTCACAGCCTCTATCTGCAGCAG aaccaAATTGAGAAGATCGAGAATCTGGGCTGCTTTCCCAACCTGCG gtTCCTCTCCCTGGCTGGCAACCGCATCCGCAGAGTGGAGAACCTACAGCTCCTGCGACACCTGCGTGTCCTGGACTTGTCCCACAACCAGATCCAGACGCTGGACCCAG ACGAGCTGCCCCGCAGCCTCCGTCTCCTCGACTTAACGGGAAACGAATGCACCCACCAGCACGGCTACAG AGAGCTGGTGGTGGGagccctgccccatctcctgcagctGGACGCCCAGCCCATCCATGGCGGTgtgtgtgaggaagaggaggaaggcggCTCTTCCAGCAGCGAGGACGAAGTTGACAAGTTGCTCTCTGAGCCGAGCGGCCCTTTCACTGCAGGCAAAG ATTTCTTTGCGGatctgcaggaggagctggctgggcGCTCGCAGCAGAGGCGGAGGGAGTCCCTGAAGGAACACCAGACCCGTCTGGAAGAGCTGGAGGATCTACGGGAGCGTCGgggtctgctgctgcctgctgcaccGCTGAGcccaggcaggggcagagcagccccaggcccCAGGCGGTCTCAGTCCCCTCCCCAGGCGAAACTGGGGACACAGCTGCCACCCCTGCCAGGACCTGGCAGGCAGCatgcctgcctgcagccccagcgaGCTCCCGGCAGGAGCCAGCCACGGACCAAGCCTCTGGAGGAAACTCACACCAAAGGAGCAAGAAATAGGCAGTTACCCGCAATACCCCACGCCAGGACGGCACCGCGCAGTTGCAATTAA
- the MRPL10 gene encoding 39S ribosomal protein L10, mitochondrial, whose amino-acid sequence MAALSSGGAPWRRGWLPALQFVRRGSKAVTRHWKAMHFQRQKLMAVTEYLAPRPAVPPRCLTPRKERVEEEDNGYARLLRRQVEEVFRDNRMIAICQYNSMPDEDVVLMRHYLRKHNIEVKFVLNEIVRPVLSQSKYKNLLPLFVARNILLVSPELKAKEMLRVLKGVPQINLLGACIDNTILSKQGVENLAKLPSLEVSQGQTVGALAVLPSQTSSLLQRGSAYLTALLDEHIRQLQARETGSPSEPAPAQSSGAH is encoded by the exons ATGGCGGCGCTCAGCAGCGGCGGCGCGCCATGGCGGCGGG gctggcTGCCCGCCCTGCAGTTCGTCCGCCGCGGCTCCAAGGCGGTCACCCGGCACTGGAAGGCCATGCATTTCCAGCGGCAGAAGCTGATGGCCGTGACCGAGTACCTGGCCCCGCGGCCGGCCGTCCCGCCGCGCTGCCTGACCCCCAGGAAGGAGAGGGTCGAGGAGGAG GACAACGGCTATGCCCGGCTGTTGCGGCGGCAGGTGGAGGAGGTGTTCCGGGACAATCGGATGATTGCCATCTGTCAGTACAACTCCATGCCCGACGAGGACGTGGTGCTGATGAGGCATTACCTCCGAAAGCACAACATTGAGGTCAAGTTTGTCCTGAACGAG ATCGTCAGACCCGTGCTGTCACAGTCCAAGTACAAGAATCTCCTCCCTCTCTTCGTGGCGCGCAATATCCTGCTGGTGAGCCCAGAATTGAAGGCAAAGGAGATGCTGCGGGTGCTGAAGGGAGTGCCGCAGATCAACCTCCTGG GCGCCTGCATCGACAACACCATCCTGAGCAAGCAGGGAGTGGAGAACTTGGCCAAGCTGCCCTCGCTGGAGGTCAGCCAGGGGCAGACAGTGGGTGCCCTGGCCGTCCTGCCCTCCCAGACgtcctccctgctccagcgcggcTCTGCATACCTCACGGCTCTCCTGGATGAGCACATCCGTCAGCTGCAGGCCAGGGAGACGGGGAGCCCGTCCGAGCCCGCCCCTGCCCAGAGCTCGGGAGCTCACTGA
- the SCRN2 gene encoding secernin-2 isoform X2 — protein MGANEHGVCVGNEGVWTREPVGEDEALLGMDLVRLGLERGSSAREALEVITVLLERYGQGGSCKEEPVSFVYHNTFLLADRTEAWVLETAGRYWAAQQIREGSRNISNQLSIGREITAEHVGLRQRARSQGWWSGDGEFSFAEVFSLPHQPARMEAAKARYRAGKELLRQHAGHITAETFMAILRDKDSGICVDSEGFRTAGSMVSVLPQDPALPCVHFFTATPDPSRSVFKPFVFVANIKPVPQVRSPTFRDDPAKQIPRFQSTVDRRHELYRRHQAALELMERDQEWGQKLLQTLRDLEKQGLEGMNALLGGSVAHPQEELADLFFDCVEAEMKFYT, from the exons ATGGGTGCCAACGAGCACGGCGTCTGCGTGGGCAATGAGGGCGTCTGGACCCGTGAGCCCGTGGGGGAGGACGAGGCGCTGCTGGGGATGGACCTGGTGAG GCTGGGTTTGGAGCGGGGCAGCTCTGCCCGGGAGGCTCTGGAGGTGATCACGGTGCTGCTGGAGCGCTACGGTCAGGGCGGGAGCTGCAAGGAGGAGCCGGTGTCCTTCGTCTACCACAACACCTTCCTGCTGGCTGACCGCACCGAGGCCTGGGTGCTGGAGACGGCCGGCCGGTACTGGGCAGCCCAGCAGATCCGAG AGGGCAGCCGCAACATCTCCAACCAGCTCAGCATCGGGAGGGAGATCACGGCcgagcacgtggggctgcggcaGCGAGCCCGCAGCCAGGGCTGGTGGAGCGGAGATGGCGAGTTCAGCTTCGCTGAGGTCTTCTccctgccacaccagcctgcccGCATGGAGGCTGCCAAGGCCCGCTACCGCGCCGGCAAGGAGCTGCTGCGGCAGCAcgcag GTCACATTACAGCGGAGACGTTCATGGCCATCCTGCGGGACAAGGACAGTGGGATCTGCGTGGACTCGGAGGGTTTCCGCACGGCGGGCAGCATGGTGTCCGTGCTGCCCCAGGACCCTGCCTTGCCCTGCGTCCACTTCTTCACGGCCACCCCTGATCCCTCCAG GTCCGTCTTCAAGCCCTTCGTCTTCGTGGCCAACATCAAGCCCGTGCCGCAGGTGAGGTCTCCCACCTTCCGTGACGACCCCGCCAAGCAGATCCCACGGTTCCAGAGCACGGTTGATCGGCGGCACGAGCTCTACCGCCGGCATCAGGCGGCgctggagctgatggagaggGACCAG GAGTGGGGCCAGAAGCTCCTGCAGACGCTGCGGGACCTGGAGAAGCAGGGTCTGGAGGGGATGAACGCGCTGCTGGGGGGGTCGGTGGCCCACCCCCAAGAGGAGCTGGCTGACCTGTTCTTCGACTGTGTGGAGGCAGAGATGAAGTTTTACACATAA
- the SCRN2 gene encoding secernin-2 isoform X1 encodes MAGWDPAPSSCDCFVALPPHTATPAVIFGKNADRPRHEVQEIIYVPAAIHQPGDKVQCTYLEIEQVERTHAVVLSRPAWLWGAEMGANEHGVCVGNEGVWTREPVGEDEALLGMDLVRLGLERGSSAREALEVITVLLERYGQGGSCKEEPVSFVYHNTFLLADRTEAWVLETAGRYWAAQQIREGSRNISNQLSIGREITAEHVGLRQRARSQGWWSGDGEFSFAEVFSLPHQPARMEAAKARYRAGKELLRQHAGHITAETFMAILRDKDSGICVDSEGFRTAGSMVSVLPQDPALPCVHFFTATPDPSRSVFKPFVFVANIKPVPQVRSPTFRDDPAKQIPRFQSTVDRRHELYRRHQAALELMERDQEWGQKLLQTLRDLEKQGLEGMNALLGGSVAHPQEELADLFFDCVEAEMKFYT; translated from the exons ATGGCAGGGTGGGATCCCGCGCCCTCATCCTGCGACTGTTTCGTGGCGCTGCCGCCACACACTGCGACACCCGCCGTCATCTTTGGCAAGAACGCCGACCGGCCGCGCCATGAGGTCCAGGAGATCATCTATGTCCCCGCCGCCATCCACCAACCCGGGGACAAAGTCCAG TGCACCTACCTGGAGATCGAGCAAGTGGAGAGGACCCACGCGGTGGTGCTGAGCCGTCCTGCTTGGCTGTGGGGTGCCGAGATGGGTGCCAACGAGCACGGCGTCTGCGTGGGCAATGAGGGCGTCTGGACCCGTGAGCCCGTGGGGGAGGACGAGGCGCTGCTGGGGATGGACCTGGTGAG GCTGGGTTTGGAGCGGGGCAGCTCTGCCCGGGAGGCTCTGGAGGTGATCACGGTGCTGCTGGAGCGCTACGGTCAGGGCGGGAGCTGCAAGGAGGAGCCGGTGTCCTTCGTCTACCACAACACCTTCCTGCTGGCTGACCGCACCGAGGCCTGGGTGCTGGAGACGGCCGGCCGGTACTGGGCAGCCCAGCAGATCCGAG AGGGCAGCCGCAACATCTCCAACCAGCTCAGCATCGGGAGGGAGATCACGGCcgagcacgtggggctgcggcaGCGAGCCCGCAGCCAGGGCTGGTGGAGCGGAGATGGCGAGTTCAGCTTCGCTGAGGTCTTCTccctgccacaccagcctgcccGCATGGAGGCTGCCAAGGCCCGCTACCGCGCCGGCAAGGAGCTGCTGCGGCAGCAcgcag GTCACATTACAGCGGAGACGTTCATGGCCATCCTGCGGGACAAGGACAGTGGGATCTGCGTGGACTCGGAGGGTTTCCGCACGGCGGGCAGCATGGTGTCCGTGCTGCCCCAGGACCCTGCCTTGCCCTGCGTCCACTTCTTCACGGCCACCCCTGATCCCTCCAG GTCCGTCTTCAAGCCCTTCGTCTTCGTGGCCAACATCAAGCCCGTGCCGCAGGTGAGGTCTCCCACCTTCCGTGACGACCCCGCCAAGCAGATCCCACGGTTCCAGAGCACGGTTGATCGGCGGCACGAGCTCTACCGCCGGCATCAGGCGGCgctggagctgatggagaggGACCAG GAGTGGGGCCAGAAGCTCCTGCAGACGCTGCGGGACCTGGAGAAGCAGGGTCTGGAGGGGATGAACGCGCTGCTGGGGGGGTCGGTGGCCCACCCCCAAGAGGAGCTGGCTGACCTGTTCTTCGACTGTGTGGAGGCAGAGATGAAGTTTTACACATAA
- the SP6 gene encoding transcription factor Sp6, whose amino-acid sequence MLTAVCGSLGTQPSDAPRASPTPLDLQPLQPFQPHGSTAAGPTDFASPLPPPELPLAGPDAAAAFAAPGTYEPHGPPRLELPTDGPAASGAYTKLLPAAPDMAHPYEPWFRPPHPGPPGEEGGVNWWDLHAGASWMELPPGQGGGLQVPGHPGLPPSLGGYGGGEHQLCTPPAHLLPPPTQHLLGPEGAKALEGPPEPRGPEAEGGGRPKGARRAVPRGGGQAACRCPNCQEAERGGPCPEGVKRKHLHNCHIPGCGKAYAKTSHLKAHLRWHSGDRPFVCNWLFCGKRFTRSDELQRHLQTHTGAKKFACPVCGRVFMRSDHLGKHMKTHDGGKDGGEPEVKGSGDPSAGKGGKRESEGGNAAPTN is encoded by the coding sequence ATGCTCACAGCGGTCTGCGGCTCCCTGGGGACCCAGCCCTCCGACGCTCCCCGCGCCTCCCCGACCCCCCTGGACCTCCAGCCGCTGCAGCCcttccagccccacggcagcactGCAGCGGGGCCCACTGACTtcgcctccccgctgccccccccggAGCTGCCGCTGGCGGGTCCCGACGCCGCTGCCGCCTTCGCCGCCCCCGGCACCTACGAGCCCCATGGCCCCCCGCGGTTAGAGCTGCCCACCgacggccccgccgcctccggagCCTACACCAAGCTGCTGCCGGCCGCCCCGGACATGGCGCATCCCTATGAGCCCTGGTTTCGGCCCCCCCATCCTGGCCCCCCTGGCGAGGAGGGAGGCGTCAACTGGTGGGATCTCCACGCCGGAGCCAGCTGGATGGAGCTGCcccccgggcagggaggggggctgcAGGTGCCCGGACACCCCGGGTTGCCACCGAGCCTGGGGGGGTACGGTGGGGGGGAGCACCAGCtctgcaccccccctgcccacttGCTGCCCCCCCCTACCCAGCACCTCCTGGGACCGGAGGGGGCGAAGGCGCTGGAGGGACCCCCTGAGCCCCGGGGGCCGGAGGCagagggcggcgggcggcccaAGGGTGCCCGTCGGGCTGTGCCGCGGGGTGGGGGGCAAGCGGCGTGTCGCTGCCCCAACTGCCAGGAGGCGGAaagggggggtccctgccccgaGGGGGTGAAACGCAAGCACCTACACAACTGCCACATCCCCGGCTGCGGGAAAGCCTACGCCAAGACCTCCCACCTGAAAGCCCACCTGCGCTGGCACAGCGGCGACCGGCCCTTCGTCTGCAACTGGCTCTTCTGCGGCAAACGCTTCACCCGCTCCGACGAGCTGCAGCGGCACCTCCAGACCCACACCGGCGCCAAGAAATTCGCCTGCCCCGTCTGCGGCCGCGTCTTCATGCGCAGCGACCACCTGGGCAAACACATGAAGACGCACGATGGGGGCAAGGACGGGGGAGAACCCGAGGTCAAGGGCAGCGGGGACCCATCGGCCGGCAAGGGAGGCAAGAGGGAGTCCGAGGGGGGTAACGCCGCCCCCACAAACTGA